The DNA segment TGCCGCGCCGCGGTCATGTGGCGAAGACGTTGCTCCGCCCCAAATCGAGCCTCCCTCACTGGCACCTGCCGTTTGCGATCCTTTGTTTTCTACTATTAAGGCACCCGTAATTTAAATTCGAAACTCAGGATTTCGCCGCAATCGCCGGTTTCACCTGTCGCCGGAAGGGTTCCATCGTTTACCTGAGTTTTTGTTTCGCGCATCTGCCCAAATGACAATCACTTCGACGTCATTATCTCGGGCCGTACATAAAAAAGATTTGCCTCAAACGATCCATCCTAACGTCGACGTCAATTAGTGTTATCTTAAAACGATAAGGAACCGCGGGGTCCCTTCAGACAGAACCTTATCTGATTGCGAGATTGACATTTTAATTGTCTCGAAAATGTCACACGAAATTAATAGAGCTTTTCTTTTGTTGCAGATATCCGTTTAACGACTCAGAGCATGCGTCTCTATTCGCAAAGATCTCCCGGGGTTACTTCGTGGTTCCGGAATGTTTGTCGTCGCGAGGTAAATGTCTGATACGTTCTCTGCTACGACGAGAGGCGTGCGAACGCTTGAGTGCGCGGGACGTGTTGAGGCACCCGTGGTTGGCGAGAGATCCTCGCAACGAGCTCCCGCCACGCGCCGCGGCTTCGCAGGACCGTCTCGTGCCCGACGTCGAAATGGACGTAGACTGCGTCTAACCTATCCTTTACCCCTAACTCCGGTGCTGGCATCGGTACAAGTTCCACTACCGTAAAAACGCAATAGCTCTAAAGAAACCGAGTTCGCGAGCTTGCGGTTGCGCTCACTGAAATGTCGGCCCTTATTTCACGCTACGTGTTTTCAGTAAGTTGTATCCGAAGCCAAATAATCTCAGTCGAGATTTAATTTAGTGATTATATCGGACGGCGGAGGCGGCTGGTCCGCGTGGCCGTCCATTATTTATCTATGAAGGCTCGACCTGCAataatcgcattcaaaacgtGAATTTATGCGGCTTTTGTTGGCGGTTGGCTTTCACGCTGTGGTATATAGTCTTAATGTTCGTAATGACAGAATAAGTGAGACTGATAGTCCGGCGACCATCTCGTGTCGGGGACCATAGATTCATCTTATCGCTTGTGAATAGCAAGCTCCCGGTTTAAGTTCACACTGCGCGGATCCAACGTTTATAAGAATCGACCCATATATACGCGTTCGAAGcctataatacatttaatcaaAAGCAGGTATTTATTTTCGGGTTTTCCTACCCATTTAAAAGTTGAATCCGCGCCTAATACGCATTGCAATGTCGTCCAGCTTCCAATGTGTGATTGACGAAGCGTGGTTACGTTAATTCCTGTTAAGCCTATAATCATATGAATTTCACATGAATATATTGCATCGAAACTGCGTATTAGTAAGtagttgtatattttgtatttatatgaaatgttatattatcgTGTAATTGTGATCTCCACCGATGTTAATTAGCGATTACTTGATTGCCATTATGTTACGCAGAATTGATTATTTTGCATAACAATCAGTTGCTTCCATCatagagatatatataaaatttttggtTTATGTATTCGGCAGATCAAcgtgaatttgttttttatgtcgATCGAagtatgttataaatttgCGCACCATGTACCGGATATGTTCGTTGGATTTGGTTTGTGccatttacttaatttaaatctaatttattgtTGTTGTAGTGACGACGGCACTTCttcctattaaattattcgttTGGTACTTGGTGTTGGGTTTATTGATTTTcatcatatttttgttatatgaagtcaatttttgtttgttaaaatcaaTAGGTtccattttttgttaaaattttcggCCTTTGGGATTCCTGTGAACTTTCATATTGTTGAAAGTGTAGCTTTGAAGTAGTCAAGTCTTTCATTTGTGAAAGCGTGTTGTACAATAATAGTCTACtgtaaattaaactattttaacattaatttatacaaactGTAAATAGAGCTAAGATattataagattattaaaaaaaggaagaATGATAGAGggaataaatcatttaaaatatatggaagaatttttatttatatacctatTTAAAAGCCAGATTTGGCTAAATAAACCAATTTAACACTTTAAAACTTGGATCAATAAGTGGTTGAAACAAAATACAGACTTTactaaatattcgtcaaaaatataattaataggtTTCTACAATCTAGATAAGTGTAACTAAATGTATCTTAAGGAAATAAaagcttaatttttattatcatttgcTGATAATTGATATCAGAGGAATAAAAATTAGAACGTCATACTAACGAAGACAACATGATATCGTAATGTTACAAGTAAAAGAATCAaacaaattatgaatattaataatgaatgaaaCAACCAAAAAAATAGGTTCTTCATGAAGCGTGGTTATTGCTATATAATGATgcgacatatttatattttttctgccGCGGATTATATTGAGTTATCAGAATTGGTAACTTCCAAGAGGGCAAAAAGAGATCCTGACATAAGACAGCCTCTATGGCTTGACCAAGGGGCGACGTTGTTGACGCTATTATTAAGGTATAAGGTCGCaaaactccaaaaaagtacattgtttcttcccattttttgtcatcgtttcttgaagtagggcgaatggaaaaaataaatggtggagttgagtagtttatgtatccattttgaaagatcgatagacgatttaaataacttcgctcgatagaaaaaaaatccaaacagccaattttttacactttgaattcattttatgccGAAAAAGTATATAGAACATGactttgaaatttacacgatatattttatcgcaagccaagtaatccatttcagaaagaaaaaaatgataaaattacattaatttaatgttttacataactaattgttattacgggccagcgctccagctctccattgcGTACCGCAATCCACCCCGTAAAACTGACACAGCCATTCGTGCTGGAATAAGGCCTTAAGTGAGTAAACGTTGACTGAAATATGTTTAAACGTTGTATGATTCAATATGGTCAACCATTTCATGAAATCATATCAATCCCGTGAATTCCAGGTTACAGATATAGGTTAGTTGTGTCCTTTATTAGGCTTGgaggaaaaatattttcctctTAACACACCGTTATTAATGTTCATAGGGAACAGGAAACAAAGaactgttaaaataatataataaaacgagTGCTGGATTGCACCGTAGATTGTCAACTTTTATTAGTCTTTCGATTCAAGTGTGTGTAAGTAGTTTGCCCCCTTTCCTGGGGCAGCAGAAACTAATGTGAGAAGTGGACTCATCATATTCCCAGGAAATAAATCCTTTTCTTGACTTCATCAAATAGTCCGTGATCCACattgttcataaaaaaatcgcAGTTgcagtttaaatattaatattcttagTAAGATTTTAGATGCGGATGTATTATTACTTACAGGATCCGGTTCATAAACATTTAGTCGTTAATTTTTTCTCTTCATATTGTACaataggtaaaaaaatatatttctaatatgACTCAATGTTAGCTTTAAATGACTACTTTATTCAGCCGCAGGCTACATACATCAAATtcgtaagaaaaaataaaaatcacttgTACTAAACGatttttaatatcacaatACTTGGGAAATAaagtcaatatttatatttacattcttCCATAATTTTTGAAGCaacagtaaattaataaaaaggtttttgtttgagatattataatcatttaactACACGGAGGTGTAAAACATAACCTCTtaacgtatatttatttccgCGCCATCTATTGGTATTCCTATGACTTGAATTGTCGAACATCCAACGGCTGTACTAGATGGCGCCATCACTAGTAAAGACGTTCGGCTTTGCTTGGTCCGTGGGTCATGGCGTATGTCTGCATGCGTCTTTCCAATTCCGGTCTAAAATGCCTAATCAGGCCTTGGACGGGCCACGCTGCACCGTCTCCGAGAGCACAAATTGTATGACCTACACAAAAAATTTACTACCTGAATACAGTTTTAATAGCATATTGCAATACAGTGTAGTCTAGGCTCGTAATTTGAatcatatcaaatattttctcGAGAGCTATCAAGTGAATATCAAACCCAaacaaaagtttaatatttgagAAATTTACCTTCAATTTGTTTGGAGATCTCCCACAGCATATCAATCTCTTTAGGTGAAGCATTACCTTCGACGAATCTGTAAAATGTAGATTATACATTtacttttaagaatatttatttacatactgtttcaaacattatttttacttacgaattttataaagattaaagaaacaattttaGATTGTTTTACATGAACCGTACCATCACGGCTTAAAACATTCCAATGtgttatattatgtacatttgaatgttatttgtaaggaatgcaataaaaaaaaaacagtttaaatatttGGCTTGTTAAGATCTGAGCTAGagattttacaatataaaatcaatatttcagtaatataaagtttatagtaTTACCTTACCTTATCTTACCTGCTACAGTCAAGAGATCATACGAAAGAAAAAGGTCTCACCTGTATATCATTTTGTTCATCCAAGAGACACCTTCACGACAAGGTGTACATTGACCACAAGACTCATGTTTGTAAAACATAATCAGACGAGCGATGGCCTTTACAATGTCTGTAGATTTGTCCATTACAATGATAGCAGCAGTACCAAGCGAAGTTTGAGCAGCCACCAAACCATCAAAGTCCATTAAGACAGTTTCACAGACACtggaattttaatgaattaactaaaatatatatttgtatttaaatacattttttttaattatttaaaaacgctgttatattagtaatttaattaattttgtgcctAATTCTTATAGCCACAATGgtaaacataataatgaaGTAGGCTTATCTTGGTATGAACTATTATGCCTAATCACAGTTCATTACGGCATGGCATATTCTTTGGATGCTTAACAGTAGGAGgagtttgttaattatatacaataatggcaatcataatttttatttattatctaaaagTTAGAACTGCACAACTGCtttgttttttcaatttcaattacatatttatagtaataatgtaaaaaaatatataattatatgattGACTTTTCATAACCTATTCTGAACATATAAACCCATTTCTGTTCTAAAgagaatattataatgttgttatataacatattaattcatttaaattaattttgacaaGATTATGCTAATTAAACTTACTGTTTAGGTATAAGCGGAGTGGAAGAACCTCCTGGAATGATAGCCAGAAGATTATCCCATCCACCACAGACACCACCAGCGTGACGCTCAATCAGCTCCTTCAATGGGATACTCATCTCTTCTTCAACAGTGCAGGGAGTGTTGACATGACCAGAGATGTTAAATAGTTTGGTTCCTGAGTTTCGGGTGCGGCCAAAGGAGGCAAACCACTTGCCACCACGACGACAAATTGTCTGTAATAGGGAATATCCATGAagtaatcttatttttaataaaccagggggcaaatgggcaggaggctcacctgatgttaagtgataccgccgcccatggacactctcaatgccagagggctcgcgagtgcgttgccggcttttttagaatttgtacgctcttttcttgaaggaccctaattcgaattggttcggaaatacttcagtaggcagctggttccacatagcggtggtgcgtggcaaaaattgccttgaaaaacgctcagtcgtggaacgtcggacgtcgaggtgatacggatggaattttgtattctgcctcgacgtccgatgacgaaactcagctgcaggtatctgaacaactcctctgaacactccatggtaaatgcggtagaagatgcatagtgaccccacatctctacgcaacgccaaaggatcgagccgctcggagagggattggtcatcgaagattcgaaccgctcttcgttgaatacggtcaagtggaaggtgGTACTGGGGAGGtaagaacagtattccatgtcgGGCcatatttgcgctttataaaGTTGCAAGGGGTGgtccggagtgaagtaccgtctcgccttgcggAGCACGCCAAGCTTTTTgaaggctaatttagcctttccctccaactgaacgtcgtttgatatgtcaacgccaagtattccgatgctggctgtggcatCAAGatgagtgttttcgaaaagaggagtagcgacaaaggttgtttttttttcgcggaaaacgcgcaaacttgtgtcttcttggggttaaattgtactaggtttagtctactcagtccgagactccacgtagtagagtttcgacttcagacacaagtttgttccggtactcatcgacagcTGCCCAaaaaatacctgcccggccagtgtaaagagtatccccagtgctgtcgtccgcatagcaatgaatgttgctaagttgcaacatgtcattgatatgcagaagaaacagggtcggggatagaacacagctttgtgggaccccagcattcacgggtttaggGTCagagcatgctccgtcgacgacgaccttgatggaTCGATCGGCCAGAAAGCCGGAGATCCAATTGCATAATTTAtcgggaagcccgtaggctagAAGCTACAAGAGCAGAACTTTGTGCCACatccgatcgaaggctttcgctatgtccaaactaaccgctagcgccttccccttggactcaattgcctctgcccatctatgtggAAAGCATACAAagtcaccagccgaacgaccacgacgaaatccgtactgataatcgctaatcagctggtggccctctagatcaAGAGCCGggcattaataatggattccattagtttggagaacaaggaggttatagctattgggcgatagttcgacggatcagagcgatcgcctttttattaaaagtaaatttaaattaataattttctcaaatattttttcaatctaTATGTGTGACATACAactcaaagtcaaatcatatAAGGTTTTTAAGAGTAACTTTATACCTTGTCAACAACAAATACAAGGAAAGGtgataagttatttaaaattattgttttaaatacaaatactcaCTGGAGAGACAGCAATTGTCTCCACATTATTAACTGTTGTTGGACAACCAAACAGTCCAACATCAGCTGGGAATGGGGGCTTCAACCTTGGCTTGCCTTGCTTTCCTTCAATTGATTCAATGAGAGCTGTTTCTTCACCACAGATGTAGGCCCCCGCACCTCGGTGAACAAATACATCAAAGTCATAGCCAGAGCCACAAGAATTCTTTCCAATTAAGCCAGCCTGGTAAGCCTGGAATAAGAGAAATAGAAATAGGAATTTCAATTTAAGTATAAAGTTCTGCAGAAAATGTATATTGGCCCTCAACAGTAAAACAAAACTAGCCCCTGCTGGTTCAGaaattaacaatgaaataaatttttctacATCAAAAGTACATTACTATAAATTGtgaatattatcaaattatggataaaactattaaaaatatatcttaaatttttacatattttcattataaacttaataactATCCACAAAAAAGGAgaaagtaatacaaaatagGTTTTAAAACATACACCATATTTTACAGTATTATGAcactttaacaaaaaaaacaggctcaataaaaatataaacagtataacatataaatataatataaacaagacTGATATTAAGACATACCTCAGCAATGGCTACTTGCAAATTACTGGCCTCATTATAAAACTCTCctcttatgtaaatataagcTGCCTGAGCACCCATTGCTCGACCAGCAATCAAACAGCCTTCTATTAACTTGTGTGGGTCATGACGCATGATCTCTCTATCCTTGCATGTACCAGGTTCTCCTTCATCTGCATTCACAACTAAGTATTTGGGTCGGCCATCAGAAGGCTTATTCATGAATGACCATTTCATCCCAGTTGGAAATCCAGCCCCTCCACGCCCACGGAGGCCAGATGTTTTTAGTTCATctgaaagttttaatataatttttaatactgcattaaattagtatttgttATGACGAAAACATGATTGTTGCATACATACCTTTGTAGTTTCATACCATAGCTAGTGTTACCTTCTTTTCAAAATATTgcataatataattcaattgtataataaaaattaacctattcttattattatattttttgtatatcctatatactttatttacaaatataagatagtaaaatgtgttaacaatagaaaacataaaatcttaatactgtttaaatatttatacaggaAAAGCATAGGAATAATTTAATGCATGTCCAGtgcaataataatgataatctGACCAATTATTGAACAAGCAATACTTACTAACGATCCAGTCGGTTCCTTTTTCCAAAATATTCTTTGTCATGTACCAATCTCCTCGAGCTAAAGCTCCTTTTAATCTCCAGTCATGTCTTCCATAAAGGTTTGTGAAAACTCTGTCTGCATCAGCCAAGGGTCCATATTTCGTTTTCCCCTGACTTTCAGTCTGCTGGAAACGGACTGAACCACTGGTAATACTCACCAGAGGCCCTGCAATACCTGAACACGTCAAAATTATGTAAGTCACAAGTGCGCACAACAAAGCACAACAAGTTTTCTGAATATgcttaaaactaaaaacagcTTTTTTTACtgtagtttatataatttgatcCTAATCAAATCACCTAGGTGCGATTTTGTTCCCTGAACAATCCTCGCCAATGCTCCAGCCATTTTTCAGTTTTCTTGGATCATAAACTACTGACAGATTGAATGAAGTAAGGGACAGTTTATTTTCATCGTTGTAATAAGGTCACAGATAGCGATAGTTTAATACAGATTGCCTGCAGATCTGCAAACTTTCTAATCTGTGATCAAAGTTCGAATTGGAGGATCACTAGTAGTCTGTCACCTCcctaaatcaaatttaaataaaaacaatattatcaatggattttaatattgtcagtttttttattattatcatcttTAATCTTTTTATACGTGATAAGGAcagagtaataaaaatatatgaaacataatttctttgatacataaatttgttttgatcaaattaatataatggcAGCTGTTATTCCAACAGTTACTAAATTATCAAGTAGAATCATAAGAATTCTGGGCTGCAACCCAGGACCAATGACGCTTCAAGGAACTAATACATACTTAATTGGAACTGGAAAAAAGTAAGTAttcaagtataaaataaaaaacaaataatataactacataTTAGCTTGTTGATACAGACTTGTACTTTTGTAGTCGTATACTTTTGGACACTGGTGATAAAGACATAACAGAATATCAGAAACATTTATCTGAAGTAGTAGGTTCAGAACAAGTAAATATTGAACACATAGTGGTTACACACTGGCATCATGACCATATTGGAGGAGTTGAGAATATTTTTGGGACAATTGCAAGcaagtataatttgtatttctaaAGTAGTATTACCATTGTACTGTTTCTTTCTTGTGAGCTTGTAACAGATTCCACAAATTTTGCAAGGAAATTTAAacaaaggtaaaaaaaataaaactagcaACTTTTCACCctggaatatattttaaaacatgcctgtaaatattttaaattattatcatgtttatatgtttttgaaCCAGAACAACCCAAAGTTTGGAAACACAAAAGAGATTCAGATGATGCACATGACACAAACCCGTTACCAAGTCCTTTTAACTGGCTTTATGATGGACAAGAGCTGACAGTTGAAGGAGCAACTCTTAAGGTTCATCACACACCTGGGCATACAACTGATCATGTTGTTTTGACTTTACAagaggaaaatattttatttagtggGGACTGTATTCTTGGAGAGGGCACTGCTGTTTTTGAAGACCTTTATACCTACATGAAAAgcttaaatagaatattagaATTGAATCCCAGTGTTATTTATCCTGGACATGGAAATATTGTTGATGtaaggttttgttttatttaactgaaTTAAGCTGTAAGCTTAATAATTATGGACTTTCTGtatatgtgcacatttaaaaCTTGCTCCTATAAATGGTAAGAAAAAATTGTGGGGATACCAGCAtaccttagacacaaaaagttaATGGCATGTggcaggcacagaaggctgatcatcatCTACATGCATATTGAGGAAAAACaaagatcatgaaacagatatacaAACCTCATAGGTTGCAGTGCCActggttttatttatagttttttttatcagtgttAAGCTGAATCCTTTGCAATCCAACGGAACTGTTATTACATTAGCCTACTTCCttagaatacaaataataatgtatgagACAGTGTAATGTGATACTGAGCTATTGGTTATCCTTTATATTGCTTCTATCATATTCATTAGCTATATGGATAAATTTTTACTTCATTTATAGTTTCTTTTTATACTTCTCTTTTTAGGACCcaattgaaaaaattaaatactacatAGCACATCGAACTCAAAGGGAAGAACAAATTTTGGAAGCTCTTAGGAACAACTCtgataaacaattaaatgaaatggATTTAGTTAAGATCATCTATAAAGAAACACCAGAGCATTTATGGCCAGCAGCTGCATATAATGTTAATCATCATTTGACAAAATTGGCcaaagagaaaataataaaatgtctaGATATAGACGGGGAAAATAAATGGCAGATAGCTATGACACAAAGCAGTTTATAGTCATATATTTAGTCAAATTCAGaggatttttatttagtagtaGTTTATTTTCCTATATTTTCTAGTAATTAAGGGGGATTTATTAGGTaccatatttacatattttcaacctaattgtgttataaattatttcaaatatgaatTCAACACTTTTCTTCAGGTATACTCatcaaaactatatttatttatttatactgttTGCGGAATATACATGCCTACCATTATTGAGTTTCCATAACCTCTATGGATAATTTTCAGAGGAACCATTTTACAGATGGGATTTTGGGTTTTGCcagcaaattttattatattattatgaaaatctgtttcaaaataaaggaataaaagcataatatttgtgaacatttatttcagtttgatccattataattactaatacTATAACAACAAATCAGTTACATATAGCTATATGTTACAGAAACCCTgacaaatattatatctattacAAAAAAGAACTTGATTTGCCAGCTTGTGTTAGCAATGTAGCCTTgggcaaatattttaaggtaaaaatgccagtttagttattatttatgttttgtattaagGTCACAGTATAAGTTCACAGAGTTtttgtaacatatttattaacaaaaaaatctgttatttTTAGATATGAGTATTTCCAAATCAACATCAGATCTACATGCCATATTTAACCAACAATTATAGCTGTCTTTTTGTACTAATGTACTGGGGTATAGCCATCTTTATGCTATAAAGTTATAACATCTTAAATTTACCTGTGAAATCTATACtaagaaaattttgtttgattgAACGCACTC comes from the Pieris brassicae chromosome 4, ilPieBrab1.1, whole genome shotgun sequence genome and includes:
- the LOC123709111 gene encoding beta-lactamase-like protein 2 homolog, which encodes MAAVIPTVTKLSSRIIRILGCNPGPMTLQGTNTYLIGTGKNRILLDTGDKDITEYQKHLSEVVGSEQVNIEHIVVTHWHHDHIGGVENIFGTIAKQPKVWKHKRDSDDAHDTNPLPSPFNWLYDGQELTVEGATLKVHHTPGHTTDHVVLTLQEENILFSGDCILGEGTAVFEDLYTYMKSLNRILELNPSVIYPGHGNIVDDPIEKIKYYIAHRTQREEQILEALRNNSDKQLNEMDLVKIIYKETPEHLWPAAAYNVNHHLTKLAKEKIIKCLDIDGENKWQIAMTQSSL
- the LOC123709110 gene encoding NADH dehydrogenase [ubiquinone] flavoprotein 1, mitochondrial; its protein translation is MAGALARIVQGTKSHLGIAGPLVSITSGSVRFQQTESQGKTKYGPLADADRVFTNLYGRHDWRLKGALARGDWYMTKNILEKGTDWIVNELKTSGLRGRGGAGFPTGMKWSFMNKPSDGRPKYLVVNADEGEPGTCKDREIMRHDPHKLIEGCLIAGRAMGAQAAYIYIRGEFYNEASNLQVAIAEAYQAGLIGKNSCGSGYDFDVFVHRGAGAYICGEETALIESIEGKQGKPRLKPPFPADVGLFGCPTTVNNVETIAVSPTICRRGGKWFASFGRTRNSGTKLFNISGHVNTPCTVEEEMSIPLKELIERHAGGVCGGWDNLLAIIPGGSSTPLIPKHVCETVLMDFDGLVAAQTSLGTAAIIVMDKSTDIVKAIARLIMFYKHESCGQCTPCREGVSWMNKMIYRFVEGNASPKEIDMLWEISKQIEGHTICALGDGAAWPVQGLIRHFRPELERRMQTYAMTHGPSKAERLY